From a region of the Halolamina sp. CBA1230 genome:
- a CDS encoding aldo/keto reductase, with product MATRDATWRYRDRFGDRYGRTFFRRFGPGVISSIGAGSYQGEPTSAVDERHRDAVVTALENGCNVVDTAPDYRCGRAVGVVGDALEAAEIDRDAVMLATKGGFVPFDGERPADPAAYVREQFVEPGLVDPADLSRGSHTIAPEFLDAMLDRSLDALGVEAVDCYYVHNPETQLAERSREAVYDQLETAFELLEREVAAGRVGRYGVASWEAFRVPPEHDQYLSLARVLDCARSAAESVGGDADDHGFAAIQLPFNVHMADAFTSAHHEDPESGEAVSALEFAHREGLSVFASAALMGGELTAGLPEDISAELAGDSPAQRAINFARSAPAVASALVGMGRPSHVREDLAAGTFDPLGASAFDAVFE from the coding sequence ATGGCGACCCGCGACGCGACGTGGCGCTACCGCGACCGCTTCGGCGATCGGTACGGGCGCACCTTCTTCCGACGGTTCGGCCCCGGCGTGATCTCCTCGATCGGCGCCGGCAGCTATCAGGGCGAGCCGACCAGTGCCGTCGACGAGCGCCATCGGGACGCGGTCGTGACGGCACTGGAGAACGGCTGTAACGTCGTCGACACCGCACCGGACTACCGCTGTGGCCGCGCGGTGGGCGTCGTCGGCGACGCGCTGGAGGCGGCCGAGATCGACCGCGACGCGGTGATGCTCGCGACCAAGGGCGGGTTCGTCCCGTTCGACGGCGAGCGCCCCGCCGACCCGGCGGCGTACGTCCGCGAGCAGTTCGTCGAGCCCGGGCTGGTCGACCCGGCCGACCTCTCGCGGGGGAGCCACACGATCGCGCCCGAGTTCCTCGACGCGATGCTGGACCGATCGCTCGACGCTCTCGGGGTCGAGGCGGTCGACTGCTACTACGTGCACAACCCCGAGACGCAGTTGGCGGAACGATCCCGTGAGGCAGTGTACGACCAGCTAGAGACTGCTTTCGAGCTCCTGGAACGGGAGGTCGCGGCGGGCCGGGTCGGTCGCTACGGCGTCGCCTCGTGGGAGGCGTTCCGCGTGCCGCCCGAGCACGACCAGTACCTCTCGCTTGCGCGCGTGCTCGACTGCGCACGGTCGGCCGCGGAGTCGGTCGGCGGCGACGCCGACGACCACGGGTTCGCGGCGATCCAACTGCCGTTCAACGTCCATATGGCCGACGCGTTCACGAGCGCCCACCACGAGGACCCCGAGAGCGGCGAGGCGGTCAGCGCGCTCGAGTTCGCCCACCGCGAAGGGCTGTCCGTGTTCGCGAGTGCAGCGCTCATGGGCGGCGAACTGACCGCGGGGCTGCCCGAGGATATCTCGGCGGAGTTGGCTGGCGACAGCCCGGCCCAGCGGGCGATCAACTTCGCGCGCTCGGCGCCGGCGGTCGCGTCCGCGCTGGTGGGAATGGGCCGGCCGAGCCACGTCCGGGAGGATCTGGCCGCCGGAACGTTCGACCCGCTCGGGGCGTCAGCGTTCGACGCGGTGTTCGAGTAG
- a CDS encoding bifunctional oligoribonuclease/PAP phosphatase NrnA codes for MQTAGYAEALSRGEQFARANPELVAAAAALAVLAVVAVLALLRYRRPMGVRFKEALADRDRVAVLMHPDPDPDAMAAAIGIARLAEQVACEPTIQFSGQIRHQENRAFRNVLDLDIEGIKHVSELAAESVVLVDHNQPRGFEGADGVLPFAVVDHHPGEGTGEEFTDVRTDYGASASIVAEYFGDVGGKPVPPDVHESEVDARFTLPSRECTGLLYGILADTRHLTTGAAAEDFSAAASLAPGVDEDSLDRIANPQVSGETLDVKARAIAGRQVEGSFAVSDVGTLSNADAIPQAADELITLEGITAVVVVGERDDAVHLSGRSRDDRVHMGRALENAVEGIGEASAGGHARMGGGRIPATEEDSREALVERIFDSLEGDV; via the coding sequence ATGCAGACCGCCGGCTACGCGGAGGCGCTCTCGAGGGGCGAGCAGTTCGCCCGGGCGAACCCCGAGCTGGTCGCCGCCGCGGCGGCGCTGGCCGTGCTGGCGGTCGTCGCCGTTCTGGCGCTGCTGCGCTACCGCCGCCCGATGGGCGTCCGGTTCAAGGAGGCGCTCGCGGACCGTGATCGGGTCGCGGTGCTGATGCATCCCGACCCCGACCCTGACGCGATGGCGGCCGCGATCGGCATCGCTCGCCTCGCCGAGCAGGTGGCGTGTGAACCGACGATCCAGTTCTCCGGGCAGATCCGACACCAGGAGAACCGCGCGTTCAGGAACGTGCTCGACCTCGACATCGAGGGGATCAAGCACGTCTCCGAGCTCGCCGCCGAATCGGTAGTGCTGGTCGACCACAACCAGCCCCGCGGGTTCGAGGGTGCCGACGGCGTCCTTCCGTTCGCGGTCGTCGACCACCACCCCGGAGAGGGGACCGGCGAGGAGTTCACCGACGTACGGACCGACTACGGCGCCAGCGCCAGCATCGTCGCGGAGTACTTCGGCGACGTGGGCGGCAAGCCCGTCCCGCCGGACGTTCACGAGAGCGAGGTCGACGCGCGGTTCACGCTCCCATCGCGGGAGTGTACCGGCCTGCTGTACGGCATCCTCGCGGACACTCGTCACCTCACCACGGGTGCGGCGGCCGAGGACTTCAGCGCCGCCGCCTCGCTCGCGCCCGGCGTCGACGAGGACTCGCTCGACCGGATCGCGAACCCGCAAGTCAGCGGCGAGACGCTCGACGTGAAGGCCCGGGCCATCGCCGGGCGACAGGTCGAGGGCTCCTTCGCGGTCAGCGACGTGGGGACGCTCTCCAACGCCGACGCCATCCCACAGGCCGCGGACGAACTCATCACGCTCGAGGGGATCACCGCGGTCGTCGTCGTCGGCGAACGCGACGACGCGGTCCACCTCTCGGGGCGATCCCGCGACGACCGCGTCCACATGGGTCGCGCGCTGGAGAACGCCGTCGAGGGGATCGGGGAAGCCAGCGCTGGCGGCCACGCTCGGATGGGCGGCGGTCGGATCCCCGCTACCGAGGAGGACTCCCGCGAGGCGCTAGTCGAGCGGATCTTCGACAGCCTCGAAGGCGACGTGTAG
- a CDS encoding protein-L-isoaspartate(D-aspartate) O-methyltransferase, with translation MEFDRRRERLVEQLRDRGVVEDDATAEALQAVPRHEFVPEERRGDAYRDQPLPIGEGQTVSAPHMVAVMIERLGLEHGDRVLEIGTGCGYHAAVTAEVVGEGNVFSVEYVPELADRARETLDRLGYDISIRTGDGHEGWPEHAPYDAAYLTCAAEQVPSAVVEQVRPGGRVLAPIGGARQQLLRLTVREAGRTERETFGGVRFVRMQGG, from the coding sequence ATGGAGTTCGATCGACGCCGTGAGCGGCTCGTCGAGCAGCTCCGGGACCGCGGGGTCGTCGAGGACGACGCGACCGCCGAGGCGCTGCAGGCAGTGCCGCGCCACGAGTTCGTCCCCGAGGAGCGACGAGGGGACGCCTACCGCGACCAACCGCTCCCGATCGGCGAGGGGCAGACCGTCTCCGCGCCACACATGGTGGCGGTGATGATCGAACGCCTCGGACTCGAGCACGGGGACCGAGTGCTGGAGATCGGTACGGGGTGTGGCTACCACGCCGCGGTCACCGCCGAAGTCGTCGGCGAGGGGAACGTGTTTTCGGTGGAGTACGTCCCCGAGCTGGCCGACCGCGCCCGGGAGACGCTCGACCGACTGGGGTACGACATCTCGATCAGGACCGGCGACGGCCACGAGGGCTGGCCCGAACACGCCCCCTACGACGCGGCCTACCTGACCTGTGCGGCTGAGCAGGTGCCGTCGGCCGTCGTCGAGCAGGTGCGACCCGGGGGACGCGTGCTCGCCCCGATCGGCGGCGCGCGCCAGCAGCTCCTGCGGTTGACGGTCCGTGAGGCCGGTCGAACCGAACGCGAGACGTTCGGCGGCGTTCGGTTCGTCCGGATGCAAGGCGGGTAG
- a CDS encoding bifunctional 2-polyprenyl-6-hydroxyphenol methylase/3-demethylubiquinol 3-O-methyltransferase UbiG — protein MPTAGDADLDMPALALLWAARETGLLAALVDEPGGVREAADSAGITERSARIVVDALVDLDFLRRVDDGIEPANRALGLLATRDLRSVGAVPATLDRFDAYAELPRTMESGVPPVDPDERVRHRLGAAEAVDDASVETTVDAALAANPDAERALVIADGPGRHARALAERGLDVTLLDGPTVIEAVEPLLDPTPVEPRAGSLADVGMTFDLVLTVDSAWRQPAEENRFTVLAAANVLAPGGAIVLAEPLRDRSAAAVEVAAAALATGSGEPYPESTVREWFADAGLARIEASDVPETPYQAVVGRRRGD, from the coding sequence ATGCCGACCGCAGGAGACGCAGATCTCGACATGCCGGCGCTCGCACTGCTGTGGGCAGCTCGGGAGACGGGACTGCTCGCAGCACTTGTCGACGAACCGGGCGGCGTGAGGGAGGCCGCCGACTCGGCAGGGATCACCGAGCGTTCGGCCCGGATCGTCGTCGACGCGCTGGTCGACCTCGATTTCCTCCGCCGTGTGGACGACGGCATCGAGCCCGCCAACCGCGCGCTGGGGCTGCTCGCGACCCGGGACCTGCGTTCGGTCGGGGCGGTCCCGGCCACGCTGGATCGCTTCGACGCCTACGCCGAACTCCCGCGGACGATGGAGAGCGGCGTCCCGCCCGTCGATCCCGACGAGCGCGTCCGCCATCGCCTCGGCGCCGCCGAGGCGGTCGACGATGCGAGCGTCGAGACGACCGTCGACGCCGCGCTCGCCGCGAACCCCGACGCGGAGCGAGCGCTCGTGATCGCCGACGGCCCCGGCCGACACGCCCGCGCCCTCGCCGAACGGGGGCTCGACGTGACGCTGCTCGACGGGCCGACCGTGATCGAGGCCGTCGAACCGCTGCTCGATCCGACGCCCGTCGAACCCCGAGCAGGAAGCCTCGCCGACGTGGGGATGACGTTCGATCTCGTGCTCACGGTCGACAGCGCGTGGCGCCAGCCGGCCGAAGAGAACCGCTTCACCGTGCTGGCGGCCGCGAACGTGCTCGCCCCTGGCGGCGCCATCGTGCTCGCCGAACCGCTCCGGGACCGGTCCGCGGCCGCGGTCGAGGTGGCGGCGGCGGCGCTCGCGACCGGGAGCGGCGAACCCTACCCGGAGTCGACCGTTCGGGAGTGGTTCGCCGACGCCGGCCTCGCGAGGATCGAGGCGAGCGACGTGCCCGAGACACCGTATCAGGCGGTCGTCGGCCGACGGCGGGGCGACTGA
- a CDS encoding protein-L-isoaspartate O-methyltransferase encodes MDPAVLRDDMVDGLEHALGRPLPEGIGLAMRTVPRREFVEDAPYDNRPSTVDGAVTLAPGTVARLLTALDPREGDEALVVGAGAGYTAAVLAELLDGRRVHALDIARPQVYRARSNLEAAGYGEVLVDCREGSSGLPEYAPYDRILIEAGVVEPPRPLLEQLAEDGRLVFPKGNGDQTLVAVTRDPDAPDGYRRVDERGPVQFAPLLVDGEQPGVTRNRTQREDRERAERGPSPGWEHEWLDWGERLSGRERRSGAPDYGDYGDRR; translated from the coding sequence ATGGACCCCGCGGTGCTCCGGGACGACATGGTCGACGGGCTGGAACACGCCCTCGGCCGGCCGCTCCCGGAGGGAATCGGGCTCGCGATGCGGACGGTGCCGCGCCGCGAGTTCGTCGAGGACGCACCATACGATAACCGACCGTCGACGGTCGACGGCGCCGTCACGCTCGCGCCCGGCACGGTCGCACGGCTGCTGACCGCACTCGACCCCCGGGAGGGCGACGAGGCGCTCGTCGTCGGCGCCGGCGCCGGCTACACGGCCGCCGTACTGGCGGAGCTGCTCGACGGTCGCCGCGTCCACGCGCTCGACATCGCCCGCCCGCAGGTGTACCGCGCCCGTTCGAACCTCGAAGCGGCCGGCTACGGCGAGGTGCTCGTGGACTGTCGGGAGGGGTCGTCCGGCCTCCCGGAGTACGCCCCCTACGACCGAATCCTGATCGAGGCGGGCGTCGTCGAACCCCCCCGGCCCCTGCTGGAGCAGTTGGCCGAAGACGGACGGCTGGTGTTCCCGAAGGGGAACGGCGACCAGACGCTCGTCGCCGTCACGCGTGACCCCGACGCACCGGACGGCTACCGACGCGTCGACGAGCGTGGCCCGGTCCAGTTCGCGCCGCTGCTCGTCGACGGCGAACAGCCCGGCGTCACCCGTAACCGAACCCAGCGCGAGGACCGCGAGCGCGCCGAGCGTGGCCCCTCTCCCGGCTGGGAGCACGAGTGGCTCGACTGGGGCGAGCGGCTCTCTGGACGCGAGCGACGGTCGGGCGCGCCCGATTACGGCGACTACGGCGACCGGCGGTAG
- a CDS encoding Ig-like domain-containing protein: MLDPSRVRERIADGVAELREDERAIEGLPVRLVVSLVVGAACLSVMLNLVNGVGGLAASEVDVRPTPEVVETGPQELTLRVVDADGNAVSGATVIVDGGTATLDGVATAKTGANGNATVSIDPSLTANQAEGTLTLDVKPPAGGSYVDRRENSHVLVIGE, translated from the coding sequence ATGCTCGATCCGAGCCGAGTTCGTGAGAGGATCGCCGACGGTGTCGCCGAGCTGCGGGAGGACGAACGGGCGATCGAGGGGCTCCCCGTTCGTCTCGTCGTCTCGCTCGTCGTCGGTGCCGCGTGTCTGAGCGTGATGCTGAACCTCGTCAACGGCGTCGGGGGGCTGGCGGCGTCGGAGGTCGACGTTCGCCCGACGCCCGAAGTCGTGGAGACCGGGCCGCAGGAACTGACGCTGCGGGTCGTCGACGCCGACGGGAACGCCGTCTCGGGCGCAACGGTGATCGTCGACGGGGGGACCGCCACCCTCGACGGCGTCGCCACCGCGAAAACCGGGGCGAACGGCAACGCGACCGTCTCGATCGACCCGTCACTCACCGCGAACCAGGCCGAGGGGACGCTCACGCTCGACGTGAAGCCGCCGGCTGGGGGGTCGTACGTCGACCGACGCGAGAACAGTCACGTCCTGGTGATCGGCGAATGA